The following proteins are encoded in a genomic region of Brachypodium distachyon strain Bd21 chromosome 1, Brachypodium_distachyon_v3.0, whole genome shotgun sequence:
- the LOC100841577 gene encoding uncharacterized protein LOC100841577 isoform X1 has translation MRHLAVRLARGAVPLVRTASTAAALKVGDALRSHGPRRRFTEADVAAYAAVSGDRNPVHLDDAFARGEAGFLRGRVVHGMLVASLFPALIASHFPGAVYARQSLRFAAPVHVGDEVVAEVQALQIKATGARHIVKFATKCFTDAGDGETLAIDGEAMAFLPTLQHQGAPQGHPTSP, from the exons ATGCGTCATCTCGCCGTGCGCCTCGCCCGCGGCGCGGTCCCGCTCGTCCGCACGgcttcgacggcggcggcgctcaaGGTGGGCGACGCGCTGCGGTCGCatgggccgcggcggcggttcaCGGAGGCGGACGTGGCGGCGTACGCGGCGGTGAGCGGCGACCGCAACCCGGTCCACCTCGACGACGCCTTCGCCCGCGGGGAAGCCGGGTTCCTGCGCGGCCGCGTCGTGCACGGCATGCTCGTCGCCTCCCTCTTCCCGGCCCTCATCGCCTCTCACTTC CCTGGAGCCGTGTACGCGAGGCAGTCCCTCAGGTTCGCGGCGCCGGTGCACGTcggcgacgaggtggtcgcggAGGTGCAGGCGCTCCAAATCAAGGCCACCGGCGCAAGGCACAT CGTCAAGTTCGCTACCAAGTGCTTCACGGATGCTGGTGATGGAGAAACTCTCGCGATCGACGGCGAAGCCATGGCTTTTCTGCCCACGCTGCAG CACCAAGGCGCTCCTCAGGGTCATCCAACTTCTCCTTGA
- the LOC100841577 gene encoding uncharacterized protein LOC100841577 isoform X2 — protein MRHLAVRLARGAVPLVRTASTAAALKVGDALRSHGPRRRFTEADVAAYAAVSGDRNPVHLDDAFARGEAGFLRGRVVHGMLVASLFPALIASHFPGAVYARQSLRFAAPVHVGDEVVAEVQALQIKATGARHIVKFATKCFTDAGDGETLAIDGEAMAFLPTLQVSPEDD, from the exons ATGCGTCATCTCGCCGTGCGCCTCGCCCGCGGCGCGGTCCCGCTCGTCCGCACGgcttcgacggcggcggcgctcaaGGTGGGCGACGCGCTGCGGTCGCatgggccgcggcggcggttcaCGGAGGCGGACGTGGCGGCGTACGCGGCGGTGAGCGGCGACCGCAACCCGGTCCACCTCGACGACGCCTTCGCCCGCGGGGAAGCCGGGTTCCTGCGCGGCCGCGTCGTGCACGGCATGCTCGTCGCCTCCCTCTTCCCGGCCCTCATCGCCTCTCACTTC CCTGGAGCCGTGTACGCGAGGCAGTCCCTCAGGTTCGCGGCGCCGGTGCACGTcggcgacgaggtggtcgcggAGGTGCAGGCGCTCCAAATCAAGGCCACCGGCGCAAGGCACAT CGTCAAGTTCGCTACCAAGTGCTTCACGGATGCTGGTGATGGAGAAACTCTCGCGATCGACGGCGAAGCCATGGCTTTTCTGCCCACGCTGCAGGTCAGCCCGGAGGATGATTAG
- the LOC100829233 gene encoding ABC transporter G family member 3 produces MAMAMEAAAEQQYRSSSSSASSPATRRYFFPKPGRPISFEDSPDWGDDNIVDDSSIHLASVSVASSAYPSPSPSLPEPSASASAATFRERKVAGAALIWKELTVSVRDRRRYSGRVVKGSSGYALPGTLTVIMGPARSGKSTLLRALAGRLHGAERMYGEVFVNGVKSHLPYGSYGYVDRDDVLIESLTVREMLHYSALLQLPGVFSSKKSVVDDAIAAMSLGDYADKLIGGHFFSKSLPTGERRRVSIARELVMRPHVLFIDEPLYHLDSVSALLLMVTLKKLANTGCTVIFTMYQSSTEVFGLFDRICLLSNGNTLFFGETLACLQHFSNAGFPCPIMQSPSDHFLRAINTDFDRIIAMCKNLQDDQGDFSSVSMDTAVAIRTLEATYRSSAESASVESMIAKLTEKEGPYLKSRGRASDVTRIGILTWRSLLIMSRDWKYFWSRLVLYMLLALSIGTIFIDMGHSLSSVMVRVSAIFVFVSFVILLSVCGVPAHIEELKTYSHEDANRHSGTLVFLLGHFLSGMPFLFLVSISSSLVFYFLIGLRNEFDFLMYFVITIFMCLLANEALMMIVAYIWLETYKCTLTLICLYVIMMLVAGYYRIREALPSPVWNYPLSYISFHTYAVQGLVENEYTGASFPVGSTRTIPGVQAVRGSYGISSSANAKWMNLLILFVMAVGYRVILYVLLRLDVRRRQHASLSEKRCCWPCLLHGNSSAAAK; encoded by the exons ATGGCAATggcgatggaggcggcggcggagcagcagtaccgctcgtcctcctcgtccgcgAGCAGccccgccacgcgccgctaCTTCTTCCCCAAGCCCGGCCGCCCCATCTCCTTCGAGGACTCGCCGGACTGGGGCGACGACAACATCGTCGACGACTCATCGATCCACCTCGCCTCCGTCTCCGTCGCCAGCAGCGCCTACCcgtccccttccccttccctcccggagccctccgcctccgcctccgccgccactttcagggagaggaaggtggccggcgccgccctcaTCTGGAAAGAGCTCACCGTCTCCGTCAGGGACAGGCGCCGCTACTCCGGCCGCGTCGTCAAGGGCTCCAGCGGCTACGCGCTGCCCGGCACGCTCACCGTCATCATGGGCCCCGCCCGCTCCGGCAAATCCACACTCCTCAGAGCTCTCGCAG GGAGGCTGCACGGCGCCGAGCGGATGTACGGTGAAGTCTTTGTCAATGGCGTCAAGTCACACTTGCCATATGGATCATAT GGGTATGTTGATCGGGACGATGTGCTAATCGAATCTCTCACAGTACGGGAGATGCTACACTACTCGGCGCTCTTGCAGCTCCCTGGTGTCTTCTCTTCAAAGAAGTCCGTGGTGGATGATGCTATTGCAGCCATGTCACTAGGTGACTATGCTGACAAACTCATTGGtggacattttttttcaaagagCCTTCCAACTGGTGAGCGGAGGCGGGTCAGCATTGCAAGGGAGCTTGTGATGAGACCACATGTTTTGTTTATTGATGAGCCTTTGTATCACCTTGATAG TGTTTCTGCACTCCTCTTGATGGTGACATTGAAGAAACTTGCAAACACAGGATGCACAGTCATATTCACAATGTATCAAAGCAGCACAGAAGTCTTTGGACTTTTCGATCGGATTTGCTTGCTTTCAAATGGGAACACACTCTTCTTTGGTGAAACATTGGCTTGCCTTCAG CACTTCTCAAATGCTGGGTTTCCATGTCCAATCATGCAAAGTCCATCAGACCACTTTTTGCGAGCAATCAATACTGATTTTGACAGAATCATAGCCATGTGCAAGAATTTACAG GATGATCAAGGTGATTTCTCATCAGTGAGCATGGACACTGCCGTGGCAATCCGGACACTAGAAGCAACATACAGATCATCGGCTGAATCTGCCTCTGTTGAATCAATGATTGCAAAATTGACTGAGAAG GAAGGTCCTTACTTGAAAAGCAGAGGCAGAGCCAGTGATGTAACGAGAATTGGCATCCTCACTTGGAGATCATTGCTAATTATGTCAAGAGATTGGAAGTACTTCTGGAGCAGACTTGTATTGTATATGCTTCTTGCCCTCTCAATCGGCACCATATTTATCGACATGGGCCATTCATTGTCATCTGTAATG GTTAGGGTTTCTGCAATATTTGTGTTTGTTTCATTTGTCATCCTTCTGAGTGTGTGTGGAGTACCTGCTCATATCGAAGAGCTCAAG ACATATTCCCACGAGGATGCAAATCGGCATTCTGGGACATTGGTTTTCCTGCTGGGCCACTTCCTATCGGGCATGCCTTTCCTATTCCTGGTGTCAATTTCGTCATCGTTGGTTTTCTACTTCCTAATAGGCCTTAGGAACGAGTTCGACTTTCTGATGTACTTTGTGATCACCATCTTTATGTGCCTGTTGGCAAATGAAGCACTAATGATGATTGTTGCGTACATATGGCTCGAAACTTACAAGTGCACCTTAACGCTCATTTGCTTATAC GTCATTATGATGCTAGTGGCCGGATATTATCGGATCCGAGAAGCTCTACCGTCCCCCGTGTGGAACTATCCTCTATCCTACATTTCGTTCCACACATACGCTGTCCAA GGCTTGGTGGAGAACGAGTACACCGGGGCGTCGTTCCCTGTCGGGTCGACTAGGACGATACCCGGCGTGCAGGCAGTCCGAGGCTCATACGGCATCTCGTCGTCGGCCAACGCCAAGTGGATGAACCTCCTCATTCTGTTTGTGATGGCGGTCGGGTACCGCGTAATTCTGTACGTCTTGCTTCGCCTGGATGTAAGGAGGAGACAACATGCGAGTCTTAGCGAGAagcgctgctgctggccttGCTTGCTCCATGGTAATAGCAGTGCAGCTGCAAAGTGA
- the LOC100841273 gene encoding uncharacterized protein LOC100841273 yields MVVREQQDPDIVRWGLHHLLQGGGGGASPYCAHHPQTATTDYAAYPNPHHVLLDAGDGVGAPGSSSSGPAEIKVERVAAHRDDAVANDEVIAYALQEELAELALAEASSSRGAAADHGEQHATVLAQQWFRPETVPSAPPYEEAEDREPFSSCSSPGDNYNNARDGRGCSIELVDDFSALDGEVGKRLNDMVPVPHVPKTNGEIPSVDEAFSDHQRLLDRLVLYGLVELKVTGDGNCQFRALSDQFYRTPDHHRFVRQEVVKQLESHPEIYAGYVPMDYREYLKKMPKSGEWGDHVTLQAAADLYGVKIFILTSFRDTCYIEILPVIQKSNRVICLSFWAEVHYNSIYPEGELPVAENKKKSSTNQRSFCSVM; encoded by the exons atggtcGTGCGGGAGCAGCAAGATCCGGACATCGTCCGCTGGggcctccaccacctcctccagggcggcggcggcggcgcttctCCCTACTGCGCGCACCACCCTCAGACCGCCACCACCGATTACGCCGCCTACCCGAACCCGCACCACGTCCTTCTCGACGCCGGCGATGGGGTTGGGGCTCCtggtagcagcagcagtggcccTGCCGAGATCAAAGTCGAGCGCGTCGCCGCCCACAGGGACGACGCGGTCGCCAACGACGAGGTCATCGCGTACGCgctccaggaggagctcgcggAGCTCGCCCTGGCCGAGGCGTCGTCgtcccgcggcgccgccgccgaccacggCGAGCAGCATGCCACCGTCCTCGCGCAGCAGTGGTTCCGCCCAGAAACCGTACCCTCAG CTCCTCCTTACGAAGAAGCAGAGGACAGGGAACCCTTTAGTTCGTGTTCAAGCCCTGGAGATAATTATAACAATGCACGTGACGGCCGAGGGTGCTCGATAGAGCTTGTCGATGACTTCTCTGCTCTCGATGGCGAAGTCGGGAAAAGATTGAATGACATGGTTCCTGTCCCT catgtTCCTAAAACAAATGGGGAGATTCCTTCTGTTGATGAAGCCTTTTCAGATCACCAAAGACTCCTTGACAG GTTGGTGCTTTATGGCTTGGTTGAGCTCAAAGTTACAGGGGATGGAAATTGTCAG TTTCGGGCATTGTCTGATCAATTTTACCGTACTCCTGACCACCATAGATTTGTGCGGCAAGAAGTGGTGAAGCAG CTTGAATCCCATCCTGAGATATATGCTGGATATGTCCCTATGGATTACAGAGAATATCTTAAGAAGATGCCAAA GAGCGGAGAGTGGGGTGACCATGTTACACTGCAGGCTGCTGCAGACTTG TACGGCGTAAAGATTTTCATCCTAACATCATTCAGAGATACATGCTACATTGAAATCCTTCCTGTTATTCAGAAATCAAACAGAG TTATATGTTTGAGTTTTTGGGCCGAGGTGCACTACAACTCCATATATCCAGAAGGAG AGTTGCCGGTAGCggagaacaagaagaagag CTCGACCAATCAACGGTCGTTTTGTTCGGTTATGTGA
- the LOC100832494 gene encoding RNA polymerase sigma factor sigF, chloroplastic isoform X1 translates to MNSSRSLLSSPLFPTSSPNFRSTASSPTPSRTSVPMMHDSTGRASTACHYSPSLVAEEQVHGSVSLKGEKALLELLLDMALEQHTQGKKVTGEEGAESEFESYLRDLQRQVIYQQVLGEEYNSTSVSTSTLSIKSSATLDLGATSATVLKEVAFLPEESGTSAAELDVTLLHRLDLNHSYEKLLSKGQVFIRSKRLLERRSKKRDAPRASSTDALCGVVSSTDALCGVVDTKKKEKSKKYGRVLDPDEPFKLFLRDPETTEFLTAKEEKQLFSEVQNLMKLEEAQRRLEAQCGREPAIEEWAKAVGMSCKDLQSSIHIGRRCREKMARSNFRLVIHVARKYQGYGLDIEDLVQDGCCGLMKTFEKFNPSKGCRFPTYAYWWIRQAIKKSIFKHSRLIRLPESVYALLKKVGKARLECILEGEQPTNENVARRAGITIEKLAKLKAKTRKSRSLQDRVWPDDGVTFQEITEDPNIEPPDLVVDRMMMRQQVRDFLGILSTREKEIIEHRFGIYDGEPKTLHVIGDMYGLSKERIRQLQNRALDKLKRSVSNQGFDVYLDLLTSRG, encoded by the exons ATGAATTCCAGCCGGAGCCTCCTCTCGTCGCCCCTCTTCCCTACATCCTCTCCAAACTTCAGGAGCACTGCGTCCTCTCCGACCCCCTCGCGCACCTCAG TCCCAATGATGCACGACAGCACCGGCCGAGCATCCACCGCATGTCACTACTCGCCCTCGCTTGTAGCGGAAGAGCAGGTTCACGGTTCGGTGTCCTTGAAGGGCGAAAAGGCCTTGCTGGAGTTACTACTTGACATG GCTTTGGAACAACATACCCAAgggaagaaagtcacaggtgaAGAGGGGGCAGAAAGTGAGTTTGAGAGTTATTTGCGAGACCTGCAACGCCAAGTGATTTATCAGCAGGTGTTAGG TGAAGAGTACAATTCTACTTCCGTGAGCACTTCAACATTGTCCATCAAATCAAGTGCAACTTTGGATCTTGGTGCAACCTCAGCGACTGTGTTGAAGGAAGTGGCATTTTTACCAGAGGAATCAGGCACCTCGGCCGCTGAGCTGGATGTGACATTGCTTCACCG TTTGGATTTGAACCACTCATATGAGAAGCTGCTGAGCAAAGGGCAAGTGTTCATTCGATCGAAACGGTTGCTTGAGAGAAGATCCAAGAAACGTGATGCTCCTCGAGCGTCAAGTACTGATGCTCTGTGCGGTGTCGTGTCAAGTACTGATGCTCTGTGCGGTGTCGTGgacacaaagaagaaagagaagtcAAAGAAGTATGGCAGAGTTCTTGATCCAGATGAGCCCTTTAAGTTGTTCCTACGAGACCCTGAGACGACGGAGTTCTTGACCGCGAAAGAAGAGAAACAGTTGTTCAGTGAAGTACAG AATCTTATGAAATTAGAGGAGGCTCAGCGTAGATTAGAAGCGCAGTGTGGCCGTGAGCCGGCAATTGAAGAGTGGGCTAAAGCTGTAGGAATGAGTTGCAAGGATCTGCAGTCATCTATTCACATCGGAAGACGCTGCAGAGAGAAGATGGCTCGCTCCAACTTCCGCCTTGTGATACATGTAGCTAGGAAATACCAGGGTTATGGTCTTGACATTGAGGACCTAGTTCAG GACGGGTGCTGTGGATTGATGAAGACCTTTGAAAAATTCAATCCAAGCAAAGGATGTAGATTCCCGACATATGCGTATTGGTGGATACGTCAAGCAATTAAGAAGTCTATTTTCAAGCATTCGAGACTAATTCGGTTGCCG GAGAGTGTTTATGCGCTTCTGAAAAAGGTTGGGAAAGCAAGGCTGGAGTGCATCTTGGAAGGGGAGCAACCTACTAACGAAAATGTAGCTAGGCGTGCTGGTATCACAATTGAGAAGCTGGCAAAACTCAAAGCAAAAACCAGAAAATCACGATCATTGCAAGATCGAGTTTGGCCAGATGACGGAGTCACGTTCCAG GAGATCACAGAAGACCCAAATATTGAGCCTCCAGACCTTGTCGTAGAcaggatgatgatgaggcAGCAAGTCCGTGACTTCCTGGGGATCCTGAGCACCAGGGAGAAGGAAATCATCGAGCATCGTTTCGGAATCTATGATGGTGAGCCCAAAACCCTTCATGTGATTGGAGACATGTATGGCCTATCAAAGGAGAGAATCCGGCAGCTGCAGAACAGAGCGCTGGATAAGCTGAAAAGGAGTGTATCGAACCAGGGATTCGATGTTTACTTGGATTTGCTAACTTCAAGAGGCTAA
- the LOC100832494 gene encoding RNA polymerase sigma factor sigF, chloroplastic isoform X2 has protein sequence MNSSRSLLSSPLFPTSSPNFRSTASSPTPSRTSVPMMHDSTGRASTACHYSPSLVAEEQVHGSVSLKGEKALLELLLDMALEQHTQGKKVTGEEGAESEFESYLRDLQRQVIYQQVLGEEYNSTSVSTSTLSIKSSATLDLGATSATVLKEVAFLPEESGTSAAELDVTLLHRLDLNHSYEKLLSKGQVFIRSKRLLERRSKKRDAPRASSTDALCGVVDTKKKEKSKKYGRVLDPDEPFKLFLRDPETTEFLTAKEEKQLFSEVQNLMKLEEAQRRLEAQCGREPAIEEWAKAVGMSCKDLQSSIHIGRRCREKMARSNFRLVIHVARKYQGYGLDIEDLVQDGCCGLMKTFEKFNPSKGCRFPTYAYWWIRQAIKKSIFKHSRLIRLPESVYALLKKVGKARLECILEGEQPTNENVARRAGITIEKLAKLKAKTRKSRSLQDRVWPDDGVTFQEITEDPNIEPPDLVVDRMMMRQQVRDFLGILSTREKEIIEHRFGIYDGEPKTLHVIGDMYGLSKERIRQLQNRALDKLKRSVSNQGFDVYLDLLTSRG, from the exons ATGAATTCCAGCCGGAGCCTCCTCTCGTCGCCCCTCTTCCCTACATCCTCTCCAAACTTCAGGAGCACTGCGTCCTCTCCGACCCCCTCGCGCACCTCAG TCCCAATGATGCACGACAGCACCGGCCGAGCATCCACCGCATGTCACTACTCGCCCTCGCTTGTAGCGGAAGAGCAGGTTCACGGTTCGGTGTCCTTGAAGGGCGAAAAGGCCTTGCTGGAGTTACTACTTGACATG GCTTTGGAACAACATACCCAAgggaagaaagtcacaggtgaAGAGGGGGCAGAAAGTGAGTTTGAGAGTTATTTGCGAGACCTGCAACGCCAAGTGATTTATCAGCAGGTGTTAGG TGAAGAGTACAATTCTACTTCCGTGAGCACTTCAACATTGTCCATCAAATCAAGTGCAACTTTGGATCTTGGTGCAACCTCAGCGACTGTGTTGAAGGAAGTGGCATTTTTACCAGAGGAATCAGGCACCTCGGCCGCTGAGCTGGATGTGACATTGCTTCACCG TTTGGATTTGAACCACTCATATGAGAAGCTGCTGAGCAAAGGGCAAGTGTTCATTCGATCGAAACGGTTGCTTGAGAGAAGATCCAAGAAACGTGATGCTCCTCGAGCGTCAA GTACTGATGCTCTGTGCGGTGTCGTGgacacaaagaagaaagagaagtcAAAGAAGTATGGCAGAGTTCTTGATCCAGATGAGCCCTTTAAGTTGTTCCTACGAGACCCTGAGACGACGGAGTTCTTGACCGCGAAAGAAGAGAAACAGTTGTTCAGTGAAGTACAG AATCTTATGAAATTAGAGGAGGCTCAGCGTAGATTAGAAGCGCAGTGTGGCCGTGAGCCGGCAATTGAAGAGTGGGCTAAAGCTGTAGGAATGAGTTGCAAGGATCTGCAGTCATCTATTCACATCGGAAGACGCTGCAGAGAGAAGATGGCTCGCTCCAACTTCCGCCTTGTGATACATGTAGCTAGGAAATACCAGGGTTATGGTCTTGACATTGAGGACCTAGTTCAG GACGGGTGCTGTGGATTGATGAAGACCTTTGAAAAATTCAATCCAAGCAAAGGATGTAGATTCCCGACATATGCGTATTGGTGGATACGTCAAGCAATTAAGAAGTCTATTTTCAAGCATTCGAGACTAATTCGGTTGCCG GAGAGTGTTTATGCGCTTCTGAAAAAGGTTGGGAAAGCAAGGCTGGAGTGCATCTTGGAAGGGGAGCAACCTACTAACGAAAATGTAGCTAGGCGTGCTGGTATCACAATTGAGAAGCTGGCAAAACTCAAAGCAAAAACCAGAAAATCACGATCATTGCAAGATCGAGTTTGGCCAGATGACGGAGTCACGTTCCAG GAGATCACAGAAGACCCAAATATTGAGCCTCCAGACCTTGTCGTAGAcaggatgatgatgaggcAGCAAGTCCGTGACTTCCTGGGGATCCTGAGCACCAGGGAGAAGGAAATCATCGAGCATCGTTTCGGAATCTATGATGGTGAGCCCAAAACCCTTCATGTGATTGGAGACATGTATGGCCTATCAAAGGAGAGAATCCGGCAGCTGCAGAACAGAGCGCTGGATAAGCTGAAAAGGAGTGTATCGAACCAGGGATTCGATGTTTACTTGGATTTGCTAACTTCAAGAGGCTAA
- the LOC100822991 gene encoding ruBisCO large subunit-binding protein subunit alpha, with translation MATIPTTGTSLLPGSSALQRDRRTTSSRPSAARLPGTARRRGHSAVRASAKDIAFDQASRSALQAGVEKLAAAVGVTLGPRGRNVVLDEFGSPKVVNDGVTIARAIELADPMENAGAALIREVASKTNDSAGDGTTTASVLAREIIKLGLLSVTSGANPVSIKKGIDKTVLSLVEELEKKSRPVKGSGDIKAIAAISAGNDDFVGTMIAEAIEKVGPDGVLSIESSSSFETTVEVEEGMEIDRGYISPQFVTNPEKSVVEFENARILVTDQKISSIKEILPLLEQTTQLRAPLLIIAEDVSGEALATLVVNKLRGILNVAAIKAPGFGERRKALLQDIAIVTGAEFQAKDLGLLVEKTTVEQLGIARKVTISQSSTTIIADVATKDEIQARIAQLKRELSQTDSVYDSEKLAERIAKLSGGVAVIKVGAATETELEDRKLRIEDAKNATFAAIEEGIVPGGGAAYVHLSTFVPAIKEKLDDPEERLGADIIQKALVAPAALIAQNAGVEGEVIVEKIKDSEWEFGYNAMTDKHENLVEAGVIDPAKVTRCALQNAASVAGMVLTTQAIVVDKPKKKTPAAAGVPEGM, from the exons ATGGCCACCATCCCCACCACCGgcacctccctcctcccggGCTCCTCCGCGCTCCAG AGGGACAGGAGAACGACCAGCAGCAGGCCGTCGGCGGCCAGGCTTCCCGGCACCGCCCGGCGTCGCGGGCACTCGGCGGTGCGCGCCTCCGCCAAGGACATCGCCttcgaccaggcgtccaggtCCGCCCTCCAGGCCGGCGTCGagaagctcgccgccgccgtcggcgtcaCCCTCGGCCCCAGAG GAAGGAATGTCGTCTTGGATGAGTTTGGGAGCCCCAAGGTGGTTAATGATGGAGTTACGATCGCTCGGGCTATTGAGCTGGCTGATCCCATGGAGAATGCTGGTGCCGCTCTAATTCGTGAA GTTGCTAGCAAGACAAATGACTCGGCGGGTGATGGGACCACAACCGCATCTGTCTTGGCTCGTGAGATCATAAAATTGGGACTGTTGAGTGTTACCTCAGGAGCAAATCCAGTATCTATTAAGAAGGGCATAGATAAGACTGTGCTGAGTCTAGTGGAGGAACTTGAGAAGAAGTCGAGGCCTGTGAAGGGCAGTGGAGATATTAAAG CTATTGCTGCTATATCTGCTGGAAATGATGACTTTGTTGGGACCATGATTGCGGAGGCTATTGAAAAGGTTGGTCCTGATGGTGTTCTCTCGATCGAGTCATCCTCGTCGTTTGAGACTACTGTTGAAGTTGAAGAAGGAATGGAA ATTGATAGAGGATATATCTCTCCTCAGTTTGTCACAAATCCTGAGAAGTCAGTTGTTGAGTTTGAAAATGCTCGCATTCTTGTCACTGATCAGAAGATCTCCTCAATAAAAGAAATCCTTCCTTTATTGGAGCAAACAACACAGTTAAGAGCACCACTTCTCATAATCGCAGAGGACGTATCTGGTGAGGCTTTAGCAACTCTAGTGGTCAACAAGCTTAGAGGAATTCTGAATGTAGCTGCAATTAAAGCTCCTGGTTTTGGTGAAAGGCGCAAGGCTCTTCTTCAGGATATTGCCATTGTTACAG GTGCTGAGTTTCAGGCCAAAGATCTCGGCTTACTGGTTGAGAAGACAACAGTGGAGCAGCTCGGCATAGCCCGGAAAGTGACAATCTCCCAGTCATCCACAACCATTATAGCAGATGTTGCCACCAAAGATGAGATTCAGGCAAGAATTGCACAGCTGAAGAGAGAGCTTTCTCAGACAGACTCTGTGTATGATTCTGAGAAGTTGGCAGAGAGAATTGCAAAGCTTTctggtggagttgctgtgatAAAGGTTGGAGCTGCAACAGAGACAGAGCTTGAGGACCGAAAGCTCCGTATAGAGGATGCCAAGAATGCAACTTTTGCAGCTATAGAGGAAGGTATAGTACCTGGAGGTGGTGCAGCTTATGTTCATCTGTCAACATTTGTACCAGCCATCAAGGAGAAGTTGGATGACCCTGAGGAGCGCCTTGGTGCTGATATCATTCAGAAG GCTCTAGTCGCACCTGCAGCATTGATAGCACAAAATGCTGGAGTAGAAGGGGAGGTGATTGTAGAGAAAATCAAGGATAGCGAATGGGAGTTTGGCTACAACGCGATGACCGACAAGCATGAGAACTTGGTCGAAGCTGGTGTCATTGACCCCGCGAAGGTGACGAGGTGTGCGCTGCAAAACGCTGCTTCGGTGGCTGGAATGGTCCTGACTACCCAGGCCATTGTCGTGGACAAGCCAAAGAAGAAGACTCCTGCAGCTGCCGGTGTACCCGAGGGCATGTAA